Part of the Aquila chrysaetos chrysaetos chromosome 6, bAquChr1.4, whole genome shotgun sequence genome, AAGCCCCATGAACCCTCTGGCCTCAGGGACAAGATGTGGACAGGGACAGGACTGTGGGCAAGTCTGAGGGCAGGATGTGGAGCAGGGTCCAGGGCAGATGCCCTGCCATCCCGCAGCTCCTACCTTGAGGGGAGAGGAGGTTCCAGTCTGGCTCTGCTGTGGGGTGACCTTCCCCTTGGGGGTCTCCCTCCAGCGCTGCCTTGGCGCTGCCCACACGAAGCACCACAGCAATGCAATGCCACACCACACTCCACAGTTCTGAGGCGGCAAAGCCCTGCTCCACAGCCATATCCTCCTAGAGGTGGGGAGGCAGATGTCAGAGGGCTTCATGGTCCCCCATGGCTCCCCAGGGTTCTCGTCCAGGGGTCTACCAGCCCCATGGTCCTGGGAAGGTCAGGGCTGGACAGACGTTGCCCAGGGGGAGGAGCGGGGACCAGGCAgctggcagccctgctgcaccTGCTGACGGTGCCACTCCCAGGGCATCTCTGCCCTCTGTCACTCCAACATGCCCATGAAtcacccctccctgcccaccacTCCTCCACCAACACTCCAGAGCTCCACAGACAACCCAGGGACATTAGGTGACTTTCACAGGGTTGCACAGCTCAGCCAAAGCTGCCTGCCCAGTTCCCTGGTTTGCCTCAGCCTCCATTACTGATCCACATTCAGGCCTTTTTGCCCCCACACCTTTTGGCAGGGACCAGGCAAAGGGAGATGGGCAGACGGGTACCTGGGCAAGGAGcttcagcaggaggaaaaagatcCCATCATAGAGACCAGCACCCATTGGCggggggagctgcagctggaagagagagTAGGGGACAGGCTGGAGCTAGGTGCTGGGTCTGAGGGCAGCAGCACCGCACTTGCACCCTTCCATGCCCGTCTTTGACCACGCCTCCACAGTGGGGTGACAGTGTGGCTCCCTGCGCTTCTGTCCCCATCCCGTACCTCAGCAGGTGCTGTCAGCACGTTTGTCACTACCAGTAGGATCTCTTCTCCCCCGAGCTCCAAGGCCACCCCATGCTGACTGAGCTGTGTCAGGAGGAATGCTGCAGCACCCTGTGGGAGAGGGAGAGCTCACCACCTTTGGAACTTTCCCACCTGCCTGCTCAGTGCTGACTTTTCATCCCtcagcccagggcagggacagCCAGGCTGCATCTGCACCCATCCCACCCTGAGTGAGCAACAATAAGACCCAAATGGGATGTAGGGCTCTGCAGGGCTCTCAGAGGCAGCTCCAGCAGGGTGGGCAGACTTACCACAAGGGAGACGACAGGAGAGTGGGTGATGAGATCCACAGCCAGGGTAACCACCTCCTCAGGCCTGAAAACACAGGAACCAGGGGAGAGATACTGTGTTCCCACAGCTTCACATCCCACAGAGCAACAGCATCCAAAcacccccagggctgggaagcAGCCACCTTGCAGGGGGAGCAAGCCCTGGTTCACAGCACCTCCTTGTCCACACTGGGTCCTCACTGCATCCCCAGCAACCACCCACACTGCCCAGCACGCTGCTGGTGTGTCTGGATCGGAGGAATCAGTGGGAGCAAGAACCCAGCTCTGGGCAGGTTGTGGGACAGAGGGCTGTTCAGAGCAGGGCATGTTCCCCTCCCACCCATGAGTGAAAGTGGGTACTTACCTGGGAGGGGAGGACTGAAGCTGCAGGGTGAGCAGGGCCAGCAGGTACAGAGAGGCCTCGCAGGCTGCCCCCTGGGCCACCTCTGCCATGGGGATCTGCCAAGGGAGCAGGAGTCACAGGGGGACAGcaaggctgggaggggaggaggggacatTTCTGGGCCCTTGAGGAGAACTGTACTCTCCAGACTAAGCTCCCCCAAACTCTTCTCCCCACATGTTCCCCAGCTTGGTCTGAGCAGCGCTCAGAGGAGTGTGTCCTGCTTGCCCACACTCCTACCCCACCACTGGGGCTGTGGCCAGTCCTACCTCACCCTTCAAGAGCTGCATGAGGGAACCCCACAGTCGCTGGCTCCTTCCCAGGTGCTggcacaggctggggctggcatgGCAGCCAGCATAGAGGATCTGCGAGGCAGAGGGGAGAGATGCATACCAGctcctggggacagggatgcagTGACCAGGCCCATCCCAGTCACATGCCATGGCTACTGCGGGCTCATTTATTCAACAACTGACACCAGGGAGATGGGAGTCATTGAGGGCTGAGCACACAGTTCCCTCTTCCCCATGCTCCTAACCTCAGACCAAAGGTCCAGGCACCTCTGGGCACAGCCAGATAAATGGATGGGGCCATTACCTTCAGCACGTTCAAGGAGCAGCTTGGGTGGTCCAGTCTCCCCAGCAGTCTCCCAAGCTGCTGGCTCTCTCCCTCCATAAGCTTTTCAGCTACCTCCTGAGCGACCTGCAGAAATCAGCCTGTTTTGCACCCCGGGcacctgaaggactgcacagaCTTAAGGAGTTTAATGCTAGcaacaaattaataaaagaaggCATCTGCTTCCTACATGTTGCCTGCGTTCACAAAGGGATACCCATCTGCCATGACACAGCATGGCTTTGATGCACAGTCCCAGAGCTGAGATAAGCAAAGTGAgattcctcctctgcttccctccttGTTGACTCAGAGTTGAGTTAAAGGATCAAATGTAAAtctgtagttttgtttttcctcttatttattGTCCATTCAATTTCAGATCTCCTACAGTTGATATCGCATATAAGaattcttcatgttttctctgcatTGCCTAGTTCTTTACTTAGCCCACCCCACACTTCAGATCCTAAGTGTGAGTCTCTTAATTGATTTAGGAGTCCTTAGACTCCTAAAGCTCAGCTgttggctggggaggaggagccTGCAAatgccagccctgcagccaccaAAGCCAGAGGACCCCAGCCCTCCACTTTACTGCTGAAAAAGAGATCCTCCTGGGGAGGTCCTGTGGGGACCacacctcctctccctgcaaagAGAGCTGGCCTGACCTGCTGCTTGGCTTCTTGACAGCTGTTCCTCTCCagggggatgctgcaggcagcagccaatGCAGCCATGAAGAAGTCTGCCACATGTGGGCTCTGGTCATGGGCCGACTTGGCCTCCATTGCTGCACCTGCACAGGGACAGAGCTTGGGAGACATGTGCTAAGGGTGAGGGATGCTGAGGGGCAGCAGGATGGGGTTGGAGGCCAAGAGAGGAAAAGTCAGGCTTGTGACACAAGGAGGGTGAGATCTGGGAttgagggagagaagaggaaagcccTGGTTAGCAGGGGTTTGGGCAGATAAGCTTCAGCCACCTCCTCTGGCCAACAGCACTGCCATGGGAGTCAGTGCTCAGAGGGAGCccaagggcaggagggagaggggaaagccCAGGAGGTGTTGAGCTGCTAAGCACTGCTACCttgcagagcaggctgctctgAGATGGATCCCTGAAGGAGTCTGTTCAGCAGGGGTTGATGCTCCTCTCGCAGGCTGGTATAGAAGGGGGCAGAGACAAAGGGGTATGTCGCATCCAGGCTCTCGCAGAGCAGGGTGAAGCACTGGGGGAAACACAGGGGTTGCTATCACTGAAGACTgagggtgggaggagagagaaggacaacgggggaggaggctgtggggggACAGCAGAAGTGGGAGAAGGACTCATGCTGGGAGCTTCAGGGAACTCCATCTGTCCTCTCCAGCCAGGTTACTGTGTAGGAGCCACATGCGGCTGCATGTGGGCTGAGAGAGGGGTACAGGTGCGGGCCCAGCTGGGGAAGGTGCCTCCTCAGAGACCTCCTTTCTGCATGTgatccccaccccaaaaccccagtgTGTAAGACAGCTTGCCCTGACAAGAATGCATCATACCCTGCAGCTGGGAGTAGGGTCCTCAGCCTGTGCTCCCCCTGACACACACACCAAGCCCCACAGCTTCTGTCcctgggggggagggggaggcaaaGGGAGACAGGGGCACCCTTACCAGGAGGCTTTGCTGGCAGAGTCTCATCTCGCTGTCGGCTGGctcagccagcagctccagcagcagggctAGGAAGCAGCTGGCACTCTCCTGGAAGGTCTgcaggctgggggaggcagcaggggcaGAGGATAGCAAAGAAACATGGCCCCTGGATGTGAGGACAGGCTCTGGCCAGGCCCATATGGCCCTGGCTAATGGAGCAGGCAGCATGCACTAGCACTGTGAGCTGCTGTCAGCAGGCAGCACAACTGGACTCTAGTCAGGTGTGCCTTTCCCTTAATTAGTCCCACTCACAGAAAGTGCTCCTCTGTGAGCACAGTGATACAGCACGAAGTGCTTAGTCCATGGTGCTTCCCCACAGAGACAGCTCTAGCCACAGAGTATGAACACCACCCTCCTGCCTACTGCCAGGTCCCTGAAGTGGCCACAAGAGACCTCAGTGCACAGAGGGTTGTCCCTACCTGTCCTTTTGCCCACTCTCCTCCAGGATGCATTCACTGCTGAAATAAACTGTGGTCACCATGAGGAGGTCTGTCAGCACCGTGATACaccagggctgctgcaggatccagaaagaaacagcaagtgGGGATTGTCTGCTGGACATCCCAACACCACTGCAATGGGATCCTTTCCTGCCAGGACCTCCCCCGTCTCAAGGGGGCCTTGAAAAGGCACCGGTCCTGTAAGCCAGCTCCAGCAGGACACCAGAGCCTCCTCAGCACCAGCATctgcagggctggaaggagcccAAATTTCTCTGGGGTCCTACACCCACCTGCTTGGTGTTACCACTCTCCAGGATCTGTTTGGCTAgacacagcagggacagaggcACATTCAGCTCTCGGCAGAAGTGGTCCAGCAACTCAGAGTCACAACGGGTAGCCAGGAGGTTGCCCACAACACAGAGCACAGGACGGAGACGGGAGGCTCCCTCCAGCATCCCTTCCAGCACCTGGACACAGAGAAGCCAGAAGAACTCATGATCAGCAGCAGTTCTGGCCTGTCCATCAGCCATGGGGCAGCCTTTCAACCCATTCAGGCAGGGGACAGCAAGGGAGCAGATGGCAAGCTAAGTGCATGAGACAGCTCTGGCtcctggagaagcagaggatcttcttgctggctggactgAGGACTCTCCCAATACTCCCAACCCAATCCTGGGGAAGAAGGCAGCATCCATGTCCCCAGTTGTAGTTGCCTGGGCCAGTCATCACTCACCTGCTGAGCAGAGTCTGCCAGGCGGGCCTGGACACGGTGCTGGAAGGCTGGGTCCCTCAGGAGGCTCAGTGGCGTGCTCAGCTGCATGGCCGAGGGCTCAGTGGCCTCGATCAGGTGCTGCCACTCCTCATCGCTCTCCAGCTCCTAGCCACAGAGGAGAGAGGACTGGTGCCACAGACTCTGCCTGCCCTAGGGTCTCTGTACAAGCCCCTGGGGACTGGGCCCTGCTGTTCTCACCACAAGACACTGTCTTACCTCACTCTCCAGGTCCACGGTCTCAATGCTACGCCTGTCCcggggctctgccctgccagcaccagGCTGCAGAGGGGCACCTGCTCCGGCAAACTCACGCTCATAGTCTTGAGTGATGCTGTGCTCCCTGGTGAAGGAAACAGCGCTGTCAGTAAACGACCTtgccttcccctcttcctcctgtccCAGCTTCAGCCTTCCCTCACCGTGGATTGGGAGGAGGCCCCTCCAACTCCCACTCTGCCATGCTGCTCTTTCCTTGCAGGACACTGAGGTTCTTCTCGTTGGAGGCAGCCAGTggctccccctccccaaggGCTGCCTTCCCGGGAGCTGCTCTGGGTCTATGCCCGGGGCATCCTTTGCCAGAGTCCTTTGTAGGTGCATCACCTGTCTTCAGTTGCCCCTGGGTGATGGCAGAGAAGTTTGGTCAGGGCAGGGTTACTCAGCCAGATGAGTCCCCTAGACCTCACCACCCTGAGGACCCCACATCCTGCCTTGTATGTGGCTGGCACCCCAGCCTAACCCATGTACCTGCTGTTTTTCCCCTCAGGTCCCATTTCAGTGCCCCTCCTTTACCCTGACCGTGGAACACAGTGAGGGGAATCCCACACTTTCCTCTACCTTTTTCTGAGCCTTCTCAACCATCTTCTGCCGTGCCTTTCTCAGGATCCTGGACTGACCACTCCTGGGGGCCATGGAATGGGCTTGCTGCTCCTTCAGGGCCTGCAGCTCTGGGGACAGCTTGGTGGTGAAGGGGTTTGAGATCCCGTGTTCTTCTGTGTCATCAATCACTGGGGAAGTGAGGGGAGAACTTCATCAGCAGCTCTCCCTTGGGACACAGGGAGAGTGATGGGCTCTGGGATCCTAGGGGAATCCCGGGGGACCCAGAGCAAGCCCAGGGGCAAGAGCTAGGTCAGTGCTTGGAGAAAGCTGAGAGGAGGGAGGCAAAGACTAGGGTAGTAAAAATAGCAGGGCAGGGTGGTCCTCCCAGGCTCTAGGCAGTAGGAGGAGGAAATGGACCTGGCCAGTGCTGGAAAAAGAGCTGGTACTCACCAGTAACCCGTCCCGCAATGAAGGGGTGAGAGAGCAGCTCCGGCCATGACAGGCGCTGGCGAGGGTCCTTCATTAGTAGTCCCTGCAGGAAGCTCTACAGGGCAGCACAGCACCAGGGTCACCAACACATACTTGGCACCCACCAGTGAGCACAGTGTACCCACCAGTCTCCCCCAGTGAGGGCACCCAGGCCTGCGTTCCCTGCCTGGCTCTGGGAAAGGAGTGGCTCTAGCGCTTAGGGCAGACGGGAAGACACTTCCCTTCTCAGCGCAGTAAATCACTCCTCTGCTGTCAGCCCCAGTTTCCCCGCTTATGGACAGCAGTGATAAGGGTCCCCCTCCCAGGAAGCCCAGCTCTCACCCCTTCTCTATGTTCTGAAATCCCTGTTAGGGGACATAAAACCTAAGAGTGGCCCACAAGGGCAGCAGGCGAGGCCAAAGCTGCTACCACATTAACGGATCTCACCCCATAGACAGGGCCTCTGCCCTTACCTTGAAGACTGGGCTTATGGCCGTGGGCCATTTGACGGGGTCCTTGACGATGAGGCTGACAAGCTGGAAGATGCTGCTGGTGTAGAAGGGAGGAGTTCCCACGAAGAGCTCGTACAGGATGCAGCCCACAGACCACAGGTCCGCCGTGTGGTCATACGGCCGCTCCTCCACCAGCTCAGGGGACATGTACAGCGGGGTGCCCTTGATGGAAGTCAGCACCATGGTGTGGATGCTCATGGCACGGGCAAATCTGTCAGAGCAAAGTACAGATGGCCAGTTCAGGCTGAAACATCCATTGCAGCTCCCAGGGAGATCCCTACAAGTTTACCCACATCTCTCCCCTCTGGAGTCCAAAATCCCCCATCCCTGCTCAACCTCTAAAGATGCACAGAATCCAGGGCCCCTTCCacactcctccctcctcctctacAGCATCCAGGACATCCCTTGGCTGCCCCAAGGCCAAGTGTCCCCCTCAAGCTggcccccagcacccacccgAAGTCACAGAGCTTGACGATGCCATCTTTGCCAAGCAGGATGTTCTGGGGTTTCATGTCGCGGTGCAGGATGCGGTGGGAGTGCAGATAATAGAGAGCAGAGACCAGTTGGGCAGCTATGGTCTGGACCTGCCGGAGACATGGGAGCCTCACCCTGTGTCCCATGGTGCCACTAGCTGGCACAACCATGGGGTCTCTTACAGCCTGGCTCCCCCAGTACTCCCACTCCTGCCCTTGCCCTCTtcggggcagggagcagccccagccatgGACCAGAAGTTCCTTGGAGTAGGCTGATGGTCAAGGCAGCAGCCTGGTGCTGTGGTCCTTGGAGAGGGAACAGGGAAACTGAGGTCCCTGCTGGACCCCACTGTCCCCCAGTGCAACCTGGCgccctccccatccccttcaGAAGCTCTGCCAGGTAAAGCCCCGGAGCGACCCTCACCCTCCTGATATCTCCTGACCCACAGCAGAGAcccgctgcctgcaggcagacAAATCCTGTTCTCTCCATCCTGCAGCAAACACTGTGTGGTCACTGCCTTGACAGTCACCTGGTCCTCGGGCAAACTCCCATCGTCCTCCAGGATCTGGAATAGCTCCCCCTCTGCATAGTCAGTCACCACTACCACCTGGAGGTAAGAGCAGCATGGTGAGATCAGGCACTCACCCAGGTGCATCCCCACCATGCCCTGGGGACCGGGACAGAGCAGGGTAGGAAATCTGAGGGACGTGCTGGGGTGTCACCATGCACAGCCCGTCAGCTTGGGCTGGGACCTGGGATGGGAGAGATCCCCTGTGGCTGCACTGCAGCAAGGACCTGGCACTTAGCAGAGGCCTTGTGGCTGTCCTTACCTCAGACAGCCAGCAGAAAccagggaagagggaaggacaGGACAAGCCCAGAATGGTACTTTCAATCCCAGTGGGTAGAATCACTCCCTTGAGCTTGTTTTGAATCTGCTACCCAATTACTTTATTTCATGCCTCCATATCCCATAGCACAGTCTTCAGTCCTTTCTTATCATACTCTCTCCATGAGAGTTTAAATCAGCGAAAAGTCAGTCTCTGAAGAGACTGATGAGGTGACTGAAGAGTCACCTTCATCCTGTGATTCGAAACCACTCCTCTTGCATCacacagcccctgcccagctccttcACCTCTGCATATGACGTAGTGCACCCCACACAGCCCAGATAGGTGCTGGCTCCTTATACAGCACATATTGGAGGGCTCTGAAAAACACTGACCAGGCCCTGGGAGGGTGTCACCAGCATCTCCTGAGAAAGAGGTCCCTATGACAGCAGGGGCCAGCCCCTGTTCCCCTGCCCCAGTCAAGCAAAAGCATCTGCCCGGAGTAGTCCCCTTCACCTCCTTGTCGGTCTCAAAGCTGTCGAGCATCTGGATGATGTTGGGGTGATGGAGGCCTCTCATGATCTCAATTTCCCGCTGCAGGTTCTTCAGCTCCTTCTCAGACCGCCCCACCTTGGGTATGAACTTCAATGCCACCACCTTTCAAAGCAGGCAAAGCTGGGATCAGACCAAGTTCCCACCCACCCTGGCAGAGACCATGTTTAACCCAAATGGGACTCAGCTTTTCCAGCTGAGCACACCAAACAAGATGTTTTTTCACTGGATCCCTTGGAGCTGGGGCTCCGCCCAGGCCCTTGCACATCGATACAGGTGCTCACAGTACTTTGCACACTGGtgtttaaagcaaagaaatttaaTCAGTGAGCACAGACAAAACTAGGACTGCCAGAAACACGGGACAGGACCTAGAGATGCTGGTGGACAGCAAGCCTaacatgagccagcagcatGCCCTGGCAGTGAGGAGCACTAGCAGCACCCTGAGCTGTATCAACAGGCAGGAGTTGGAGGGAAGTGACTATTGCCCTGTATTTGGAACTTCTTAGACTGCATTGGCAATATTGTGGCCAGTTTTTGGCCCAGAAAGACATCAATAGGCTGGAGGGGGTATAGCAGAGGCCATTGGATGGTGAGGGGGCTGAAGCATGTGGGAGGATGACACAAGGATTACAAATTGAAACAGGGAAGCTTCAACTTGATTTAAGGAAAAACGATTCACCCTAAGTATAGTTAAGCACTGGCTGCAGGGTGTTTGTCCTTGAGGTTTCACAGGATCTGGATTTAgtgctggccctgctttgagcagtggatggactagagacctcctgaggtcccttgAACCTGAATGAGTCTGtgccagcaggagctgggcaggaatGTCAGCAGAAAAATGGATGAGTGCTGAGTCCCAAAGGCCTGGCAAGGCCCTGGAACCTAACAGCCACCAGAAATCATTCCCGGTGCCACACAACGGacccccagccctctcccctgCCACCTCTCTCCTCACCTGGGCGCTGTGTTTCCGGCGCCCCTTGTACACGCGCCCAAAAGAGCCTTCGCCGATCATTTCCAGGACATGGTACTTCTCCATCACGGGCATTCAGGGAGGGGGCCGCTGAGCTGCTGAGGCAAAACGGCCGGTGAGGAAAAGCGCTTcgccctctctcccctcctcttgCCCTCCGCAACTGGCTGCCAAGGGGCACCAACCCCCAACCCCAGCTGCGATGGAGACGGGCAGTGCCAGTGCTGGGAAGACAGGGCTACACGCTCTGCGATCCCAAATCCCAAGGACCGGGgcttcccctccccgccggcatctcccctccccgcagcgCTCCACCCAGGGCCCGGTCGCCAGGGCGGGTGTCCCCGAGGCCCTCCGCCGGGCTCTGTCCCTGCCCCCCGGCTCCACCTCCGCTCCCCTACGGCAGGACGAGACCCAAGACCTGGTCGAAGCCCCCCGGGCGGGATTAACCTCGCCCCGCTCCGCTCTCGTCGCGGCCCGGTCACCCCCGGGCCCGCCGCCACCACGGCGTCGCCTAGCAACACCCTCCCCTCCCGTGCGCCCTCGCTGAGGTTCCGCTTCCGGTTCCGGGGCGTGAGGGAAGATGGCGGCTGCCGGTGaggaggcggaggcggcggaCTGGTAAACGCGCTCCCCCCACCCTTTCCCTGGTCCTGATGCCTCGCACCGCCGGTACCCCGCACCCCTAGcccagcgggggggggggtgtcggtgGCGCCGCCGCCTGACCCCCGCCCGGTCCCCGCCTGACCCCCGCCCGGTCCCCGCAGGGCCCTGCCGCCCGAGGTGGAGGTGCTGGAGTCCATCTACCTGGAGGAGCTGCGGGTGGCGCGGGGCCGCGGCAGGTACGTACCGGGGCCCACATCCTCCCCCCTTCTgccccggggcccggcccggcccggcgccgccgcccctcACCTTGGCCTGCCCCGCAGGTGGGAGCCCTGGGAGATCAG contains:
- the STK36 gene encoding serine/threonine-protein kinase 36 isoform X2: MPVMEKYHVLEMIGEGSFGRVYKGRRKHSAQVVALKFIPKVGRSEKELKNLQREIEIMRGLHHPNIIQMLDSFETDKEVVVVTDYAEGELFQILEDDGSLPEDQVQTIAAQLVSALYYLHSHRILHRDMKPQNILLGKDGIVKLCDFGFARAMSIHTMVLTSIKGTPLYMSPELVEERPYDHTADLWSVGCILYELFVGTPPFYTSSIFQLVSLIVKDPVKWPTAISPVFKSFLQGLLMKDPRQRLSWPELLSHPFIAGRVTVIDDTEEHGISNPFTTKLSPELQALKEQQAHSMAPRSGQSRILRKARQKMVEKAQKKGQLKTGDAPTKDSGKGCPGHRPRAAPGKAALGEGEPLAASNEKNLSVLQGKSSMAEWELEGPPPNPREHSITQDYEREFAGAGAPLQPGAGRAEPRDRRSIETVDLESEELESDEEWQHLIEATEPSAMQLSTPLSLLRDPAFQHRVQARLADSAQQVLEGMLEGASRLRPVLCVVGNLLATRCDSELLDHFCRELNVPLSLLCLAKQILESGNTKQQPWCITVLTDLLMVTTVYFSSECILEESGQKDSLQTFQESASCFLALLLELLAEPADSEMRLCQQSLLCFTLLCESLDATYPFVSAPFYTSLREEHQPLLNRLLQGSISEQPALQGAAMEAKSAHDQSPHVADFFMAALAAACSIPLERNSCQEAKQQVAQEVAEKLMEGESQQLGRLLGRLDHPSCSLNVLKIPMAEVAQGAACEASLYLLALLTLQLQSSPPRPEEVVTLAVDLITHSPVVSLVGAAAFLLTQLSQHGVALELGGEEILLVVTNVLTAPAELQLPPPMGAGLYDGIFFLLLKLLAQEDMAVEQGFAASELWSVVWHCIAVVLRVGSAKAALEGDPQGEGHPTAEPDWNLLSPQGTLLFLSLALFVFTRESHRCLPQLTQSHGVLMVTLKRLLSPGFLACLAQTQAGEDGDPELVPAVVIQACQLLCFPFALDVDGDTLALVTEAVRDSQIPAQLLQVCSRHLPFSYTELPMSLLCHLVVSDKQVIDQMVREAAVSEHVIAFLTSALFSDSLTLTTDLLSLLTHVARACPEHLPFLQRILSGSDVADQPLTHLLGHQQPPIRAKTCNLLGNLLRHSHGFPQALQSQPGLLESLLGCLADREESVRKAASFAVGNAAYHPSFPAGTLGRAVPRLTRLLNDTQARTRCNVALALGNLGQRWAELGDLLIESRVPHVLLEVACRDPRETVREGALVALRALSQHPGIQQVLLSLRATEKLATLASGDLQPAAGGSPRPSSARHCEKLLRLLAPLCSTCRSHTGSAPGPPDPGRPAAPHQR
- the STK36 gene encoding serine/threonine-protein kinase 36 isoform X1, coding for MPVMEKYHVLEMIGEGSFGRVYKGRRKHSAQVVALKFIPKVGRSEKELKNLQREIEIMRGLHHPNIIQMLDSFETDKEVVVVTDYAEGELFQILEDDGSLPEDQVQTIAAQLVSALYYLHSHRILHRDMKPQNILLGKDGIVKLCDFGFARAMSIHTMVLTSIKGTPLYMSPELVEERPYDHTADLWSVGCILYELFVGTPPFYTSSIFQLVSLIVKDPVKWPTAISPVFKSFLQGLLMKDPRQRLSWPELLSHPFIAGRVTVIDDTEEHGISNPFTTKLSPELQALKEQQAHSMAPRSGQSRILRKARQKMVEKAQKKGQLKTGDAPTKDSGKGCPGHRPRAAPGKAALGEGEPLAASNEKNLSVLQGKSSMAEWELEGPPPNPREHSITQDYEREFAGAGAPLQPGAGRAEPRDRRSIETVDLESEELESDEEWQHLIEATEPSAMQLSTPLSLLRDPAFQHRVQARLADSAQQVLEGMLEGASRLRPVLCVVGNLLATRCDSELLDHFCRELNVPLSLLCLAKQILESGNTKQQPWCITVLTDLLMVTTVYFSSECILEESGQKDSLQTFQESASCFLALLLELLAEPADSEMRLCQQSLLCFTLLCESLDATYPFVSAPFYTSLREEHQPLLNRLLQGSISEQPALQGAAMEAKSAHDQSPHVADFFMAALAAACSIPLERNSCQEAKQQVAQEVAEKLMEGESQQLGRLLGRLDHPSCSLNVLKILYAGCHASPSLCQHLGRSQRLWGSLMQLLKGEIPMAEVAQGAACEASLYLLALLTLQLQSSPPRPEEVVTLAVDLITHSPVVSLVGAAAFLLTQLSQHGVALELGGEEILLVVTNVLTAPAELQLPPPMGAGLYDGIFFLLLKLLAQEDMAVEQGFAASELWSVVWHCIAVVLRVGSAKAALEGDPQGEGHPTAEPDWNLLSPQGTLLFLSLALFVFTRESHRCLPQLTQSHGVLMVTLKRLLSPGFLACLAQTQAGEDGDPELVPAVVIQACQLLCFPFALDVDGDTLALVTEAVRDSQIPAQLLQVCSRHLPFSYTELPMSLLCHLVVSDKQVIDQMVREAAVSEHVIAFLTSALFSDSLTLTTDLLSLLTHVARACPEHLPFLQRILSGSDVADQPLTHLLGHQQPPIRAKTCNLLGNLLRHSHGFPQALQSQPGLLESLLGCLADREESVRKAASFAVGNAAYHPSFPAGTLGRAVPRLTRLLNDTQARTRCNVALALGNLGQRWAELGDLLIESRVPHVLLEVACRDPRETVREGALVALRALSQHPGIQQVLLSLRATEKLATLASGDLQPAAGGSPRPSSARHCEKLLRLLAPLCSTCRSHTGSAPGPPDPGRPAAPHQR
- the STK36 gene encoding serine/threonine-protein kinase 36 isoform X3 translates to MQRGSYSRSWRTMGVCPRTRFARAMSIHTMVLTSIKGTPLYMSPELVEERPYDHTADLWSVGCILYELFVGTPPFYTSSIFQLVSLIVKDPVKWPTAISPVFKSFLQGLLMKDPRQRLSWPELLSHPFIAGRVTVIDDTEEHGISNPFTTKLSPELQALKEQQAHSMAPRSGQSRILRKARQKMVEKAQKKGQLKTGDAPTKDSGKGCPGHRPRAAPGKAALGEGEPLAASNEKNLSVLQGKSSMAEWELEGPPPNPREHSITQDYEREFAGAGAPLQPGAGRAEPRDRRSIETVDLESEELESDEEWQHLIEATEPSAMQLSTPLSLLRDPAFQHRVQARLADSAQQVLEGMLEGASRLRPVLCVVGNLLATRCDSELLDHFCRELNVPLSLLCLAKQILESGNTKQQPWCITVLTDLLMVTTVYFSSECILEESGQKDSLQTFQESASCFLALLLELLAEPADSEMRLCQQSLLCFTLLCESLDATYPFVSAPFYTSLREEHQPLLNRLLQGSISEQPALQGAAMEAKSAHDQSPHVADFFMAALAAACSIPLERNSCQEAKQQVAQEVAEKLMEGESQQLGRLLGRLDHPSCSLNVLKILYAGCHASPSLCQHLGRSQRLWGSLMQLLKGEIPMAEVAQGAACEASLYLLALLTLQLQSSPPRPEEVVTLAVDLITHSPVVSLVGAAAFLLTQLSQHGVALELGGEEILLVVTNVLTAPAELQLPPPMGAGLYDGIFFLLLKLLAQEDMAVEQGFAASELWSVVWHCIAVVLRVGSAKAALEGDPQGEGHPTAEPDWNLLSPQGTLLFLSLALFVFTRESHRCLPQLTQSHGVLMVTLKRLLSPGFLACLAQTQAGEDGDPELVPAVVIQACQLLCFPFALDVDGDTLALVTEAVRDSQIPAQLLQVCSRHLPFSYTELPMSLLCHLVVSDKQVIDQMVREAAVSEHVIAFLTSALFSDSLTLTTDLLSLLTHVARACPEHLPFLQRILSGSDVADQPLTHLLGHQQPPIRAKTCNLLGNLLRHSHGFPQALQSQPGLLESLLGCLADREESVRKAASFAVGNAAYHPSFPAGTLGRAVPRLTRLLNDTQARTRCNVALALGNLGQRWAELGDLLIESRVPHVLLEVACRDPRETVREGALVALRALSQHPGIQQVLLSLRATEKLATLASGDLQPAAGGSPRPSSARHCEKLLRLLAPLCSTCRSHTGSAPGPPDPGRPAAPHQR